The following proteins come from a genomic window of Nicotiana tomentosiformis chromosome 12, ASM39032v3, whole genome shotgun sequence:
- the LOC138902506 gene encoding uncharacterized protein, producing MSKSPRAASFSKEWKRNFEIVRSYLVKAQKQMGRHAVQNRRFVEYQVGDKVMVKIPKRYLFAGVHDPRLLKKYIGPLSIERRIGKVAYGVDTPVWWKIHSVFHVSLLKPIREDIEDPSRSQLIVPSIRGPNLTGKRHVEAILDDRVIHASRKDHQEFLVKWQGCDTEENTWERGTNLKAYKSLLDDYLASKATRTSPTQVGENVMGSFPAMPHDPLDAPPGVLVSLPTPSAMVSPVVSAAPSEKHACASVAPPLAIASAQPQADANRAVRADPDAKDKVIANGPVSTL from the coding sequence atgtcaaaatctcctcgagctgctagcttctcaaaagaatggaagcgaAATTTTGAGATAGTGCGGAgttatcttgtcaaagcccaaaagcagATGGGGAGGCATGCTGTTCAAAATCGtcgctttgttgaataccaagtaggagacaaagtgatggtcaaaattccaaagcggtacttgtttgcaggggtccatgaccctcgcctattgaaaaaatatattggacccttgtccattgaaaggcgcattgggaaagttgcatacggGGTGGATACCCCAGTTTGGTGGAAAATCCATTccgttttccatgtcagtctcctgaaacctatTCGGGAAGATATCGAGGATCCTTCACGGAGCCAACTCATAGTAcccagtattcgaggccccaatttaACCGGAAAAAGGCATGtcgaagctattcttgatgatcgagtgatacACGCCTCAAGGAAAGATCACCAAGAGTTCTTGGtaaaatggcagggatgtgatacAGAGGAGAATAcctgggagaggggaacaaacctcaaagcctacaagagcctacttgatgattatcttgcaagtaaggcgacgaggacgtcgccaactcaggtgggggagaatgtcatgggcagctttccagccatgccccatgaccccttggacgcaccTCCTGGCGTCCTGGTAAGCCTCCCAACACCTAGCGCCATGGTCAGCCcagtggtctcggcagctccaagtgaaaAACatgcatgtgcctctgtcgccccaccgctagccatcgccagcgcccagccacaggcagacgCCAATAGAGCCgtgcgcgcagaccctgatgctaaagacaaagttatTGCCAACGGACCTGTTTCtaccttgtag